One part of the Lycium ferocissimum isolate CSIRO_LF1 chromosome 8, AGI_CSIRO_Lferr_CH_V1, whole genome shotgun sequence genome encodes these proteins:
- the LOC132067974 gene encoding U-box domain-containing protein 25-like, translated as MEEPDMGIPPLFRCPISLDLFKDPVTLCTGQTYDRSSIEKWLSSGNSTCPVTMQKLHDSSIVPNTTLRHLIDQWLQINCSHGYDLDYFQTVDDSFVILKHNLQSKESTFETKVEALEKVLALSENLPFENCPLIQLDFFQMILELALENAVESSNFEDNLVFVEKALSCGLKLLPFSDLGTLNMLKEDESKFTNFLILFKKGTFFIKKSLCHFIVTISSSLQLKELFSMLGKSKILIQELVHLIENKLDGSEESIRALYALSSLEQNREVIVKENAVKALITHIMNTPKCQLYRSFLAPIMAMKTIETLLVVQSAKEEVLNHPNGVSEIVKMVFRVSSDNEASESAVNCLIILCQDLMDAREEAICCGVLTKLLLLLQSQCTERTKNKARMMLKLLRSMCTGDQKQAF; from the coding sequence ATGGAGGAGCCTGATATGGGAATTCCTCCCTTGTTTAGGTGTCCAATAAGTCTAGATTTATTTAAAGATCCAGTCACTTTATGCACAGGCCAAACATATGATAGATCCAGCATTGAAAAATGGCTTTCTTCTGGTAATTCAACTTGTCCTGTTACAATGCAGAAGCTTCATGATTCTTCTATTGTACCAAACACGACTCTTCGCCATTTGATCGATCAATGGCTTCAAATAAACTGCAGCCATGGTTATGATCTTGATTACTTTCAAACAGTTGATGATTCATTTGTTATTCTCAAGCATAATCTTCAGTCAAAGGAATCTACATTTGAGACAAAAGTTGAAGCACTAGAGAAAGTTCTTGCTTTATCAGAAAATTTGCCTTTCGAAAACTGTCCCTTGATTCAGCTCGATTTCTTCCAAATGATTCTTGAGTTAGCCTTGGAAAATGCAGTTgaaagttcaaattttgaagaTAATCTCGTGTTTGTGGAGAAAGCACTAAGTTGTGGACTGAAATTGTTACCATTTAGTGACTTGGGAACTCTCAACATGCTCAAAGAAGATGAATCCAAGTTTAcaaacttcttgattttgttcaaGAAAGGTACCTTTTTCATCAAGAAAAGCTTGTGTCATTTCATAGTGACAATTTCATCATCATTGCAGTTAAAAGAACTTTTCTCCATGCTGGGTAAATCCAAAATTCTGATTCAAGAACTTGTTCATCTTATTGAGAACAAACTAGATGGTTCTGAAGAATCAATCAGAGCTCTTTATGCATTATCTTCTCTCGAACAGAATCGCGAAGTTATAGTGAAGGAAAATGCAGTTAAGGCACTCATAACACACATTATGAATACTCCAAAGTGCCAATTATATAGAAGCTTTTTAGCACCAATAATGGCAATGAAAACAATTGAGACATTGTTAGTTGTACAAAGTGCAAAAGAGGAAGTTTTGAACCACCCAAATGGTGTTAGTGAAATTGTGAAGATGGTATTTAGAGTTTCATCAGATAATGAAGCAAGTGAAAGTGCAGTGAATTGTTTAATCATTTTGTGTCAAGATTTAATGGATGCTAGGGAAGAAGCTATTTGTTGTGGGGTTTTGACTAAATTGTTGTTACTCCTACAAAGCCAGTGTACTGAAAGAACCAAAAATAAGGCCAGAATGATGCTCAAGTTGTTGAGATCCATGTGCACTGGGGACCAAAAACAAGCCTTCTAG
- the LOC132067973 gene encoding U-box domain-containing protein 25-like, which produces MEEPDMGIPPLFRCPISLDLFKDPVTLCTGQTFDRSSIEKWLSSGNSTCPVTMQKLHDFSIVPNTTLRHLIDQWLQINCSHGYDLDYFQTVDDSFVILKHNLQSKESTFETKVEALEEVLALSENLPFENCPLIQLDFFQMILELALENAVESSNFEDNDNLVFVEKALSCGLKLLPFSDLGTLNMLKEDESKFTNFLILFKKGTFFIKKSLCHFIVTISSSLQLKELFSMLGKSKILIQELVHFIENKLDGSEESIRALYALSSLEQNREVIVKENAVKALITYIMNTPKCQLYRSFLAPIMAMKTIETLLVVQSAKEEVLNHPNGVSEIVKMVFRVSSDNEASESAVNCLIILCQDLMDAREEAICCGVLTKLLLLLQSQCTERTKNKARTLLKLLRSMCTGDQKQAF; this is translated from the coding sequence ATGGAGGAGCCTGATATGGGAATTCCTCCCTTGTTTAGGTGTCCAATAAGTCTAGATTTATTTAAAGATCCAGTCACTTTATGCACAGGCCAAACATTTGATAGATCCAGCATTGAAAAATGGCTTTCTTCTGGTAATTCAACTTGTCCTGTCACAATGCAGAAGCTTCATGATTTTTCTATTGTACCAAACACGACTCTTCGCCATTTGATCGATCAATGGCTTCAAATAAACTGCAGCCATGGTTATGATCTTGATTACTTTCAAACAGTTGATGATTCATTTGTTATTCTCAAGCATAATCTTCAGTCAAAGGAATCTACATTTGAGACAAAAGTTGAAGCACTAGAGGAAGTTCTTGCTTTATCAGAAAATTTGCCTTTCGAAAACTGTCCCTTGATTCAGCTCGATTTCTTCCAAATGATTCTTGAGTTAGCCTTGGAAAATGCAGTTgaaagttcaaattttgaagaTAATGATAATCTAGTGTTTGTGGAGAAAGCACTAAGTTGTGGACTGAAATTGTTACCATTTAGTGACTTGGGAACTCTCAACATGCTCAAAGAAGATGAATCCAAGTTTAcaaacttcttgattttgttcaaGAAAGGTACCTTTTTCATCAAGAAAAGCTTGTGTCATTTCATAGTGACAATTTCATCATCATTGCAGTTAAAAGAACTTTTCTCCATGCTGGGTAAATCCAAAATTCTGATTCAAGAACTTGTTCATTTTATTGAGAACAAACTAGATGGTTCTGAAGAATCAATCAGAGCTCTTTATGCATTATCTTCTCTCGAACAGAATCGTGAAGTTATAGTGAAGGAAAATGCAGTTAAGGCACTCATAACATACATTATGAATACTCCAAAGTGCCAATTATATAGAAGCTTTTTAGCACCAATAATGGCAATGAAAACAATTGAGACATTGTTAGTTGTGCAAAGTGCAAAAGAGGAAGTTTTGAACCACCCAAATGGTGTTAGTGAAATTGTGAAGATGGTATTTAGAGTTTCATCAGATAATGAAGCAAGTGAAAGTGCAGTGAATTGTTTAATCATTTTGTGTCAAGATTTAATGGATGCTAGGGAAGAAGCTATTTGTTGTGGGGTTTTGACTAAATTGTTGTTACTCCTACAAAGCCAGTGTACTGAAAGGACCAAAAATAAGGCAAGAACGTTGCTCAAATTGTTGAGATCCATGTGCACTGGGGACCAAAAACAAGCCTTCTAG